A segment of the Deltaproteobacteria bacterium genome:
ACGCCACAGCAATTCCAGGAGATGCTCGAGCAGATTCAGAAATTTCTCCGCGAGATGGAAGGGGATTTGTCCGAGCTGGCCAAGGCATTGCTCTCCGGCAACCAAGGCGACCTGGAGCGCCTTTTACGCGAAGCGATGGAACAGGAGATGCAGAGCGGCAACTCCGAGAACCTGCGCTACACGCCGTTTACCCGCATGGCGGGACGGCTGCAGATGGACCGGGTGCAGTCGGAGGTCGAGCGCTTCAAAGGCATGCTGCAGATGCTCGGCCAAAACGGCGAAGATTTGCAGAACGTCATGCGCTACTTGGACGAGCGCATGCGCGACATGTACAAACTGCTGCGCGAATTGCTCCAGCAGGAGCAGCGCAAGCAGGGCATGGAGATGCGCGATTCGAGCCAGCGGACCGCGCTGGCTGACAAGAGTTTTTCTTTTTACACCGAGGACGACATCCGGCGCATGAACGACGCGGTCGCGCGTCTGGCGCAGCGATTGAAGAATCGACTGTCGGTGCGGCGCAAACGCGCGGCGCGCGGCCGATTTAACGTCAAACAAACCCTGCGCAAAAATCTTCAATACGGCGGCGTGCCGTTCAACATCCAACTCGATCGGCGCAAGAAAACCAAGCCACAGGTGATGATCCTCTGTGACATTTCAGATTCGGTGCTAAACGCGTCGCGCTTCATGTTGCAGTTCGTCTATTCGATTCAGGACCTTTACGCCAAGGTGCGTAGCTTCGTTTTTGTCAGCGAGATCGGCGAGGTGACTAAACTATTCGAGGAACACGACATCAATGTCGCCGTTGAGGCCGCGCTCAAGGGCGACGTCATCGATGTTTTCTCGCATTCGAATTTCGGCCGTGCCTTCGAAATGTTTCACCGCAACTATTTCACGGCGATCAACAGCAAAACCACCGTCTTGATCATTGGCGACGGCCGTAATAACTACAATCGTCCCAACGACTGGGTCCTGCGCGAAATCAAGTCCAAGGCCAAGCAACTGATCTGGCTCAACCCTGAAAGCCGCATGACCTGGGGCGTGGGCGACAGTGAGATGCCGCGGTACGCGCCCAACTGCCACATCGCCGAGGAATGCCGCAGCATCAATCAGCTCTACAAGATCGTCGACCTGATCGTGCCATGAAGAAAGTCTACATCCAGACCTACGGCTGCCAGATGAACCAGTACGATTCCGAGCGGATCGCCCAGGTGCTGCGCCAGGTCGACTACACTCCCACCGAGCGCATCGATGCCGCGGACCTGCTGCTGCTCAACACCTGCAGCGTGCGCGACAAGGCCGAGCAAAAAGTCTACAGCGCCCTCGGCAGCTGGAAAGAATTCAAAGACTATCGCGACGGTGTCATCATCGGCGTCGGCGGCTGCGTCGCGCAGCAGGAAGGGGAGAGTCTGCTCAAGCGCGTGCCCCATCTCGATTTGGTTTTTGGCACCCATAACATTCACAAGCTGCCGGAGATGATCGATCAGGTCGAGCAGCTGCGGGCCCGTCCGGTGGAGACAGCCTTTTATCGCGACCCGGCCTACATGGAAGAGGTCGCAGCGCGCACGCAGGTGCAAGGTCGCAAAGCGTTTGTGACGATCATGCAAGGCTGCAACAAAGTCTGCAGCTTTTGCATCGTGCCACACGTGCGCGGCCGCGAAGTGAGCCGCCCGAGCGGCAATATCATTGCCGAAGTCGAGTCGCTGGTCGCCCAGGGTGTGCAAGAAATCATGCTGCTCGGCCAGAACGTTAATTCCTACGGCAAGTTAACGCCCGGTGAGATCTGTTTTGCCGAGCTGCTGGCGCAGGTAGATAAAATCGCGGGCTTGCGCCGCCTGCGTTTTACTACGTCGCATCCGCAAGATCTGTCGCCCGAACTGATCGAAGCGTTTGCCACACTCACCCATCTCTGTGAACATTTGCACTTGCCGGTGCAGTCCGGCTCAGACAGCGTGCTGGCGCGCATGCGCCGCGGCTACGATCGCGCAGAATATCTGGACCGTTTGTTTCGTCTAAAGGAACGTTGTCCGCGTGTCGCGCTCAGCACCGACATTATCGTCGGTTTCCCTGGTGAGACCGACGCGGAGTTTGCGGCGACGCTAGAATTGCTGCAGCAGGTGGAGTATGATGAAATCTTCTCGTTTATGTATTCGCCGCGGCCACAAACTGTTTCAGCCAAGTTATACGCGGACGACATACCTGACGAGATCAAGAGGGCGCGCTTAAAGCAAGTACAGACCCTGCAGCAAAGCATCTCACTCCGCAAAAACCGCGACAAGATCGGCACCGTCGATGAAATCTTAGTGGACGGTCACTCGAAACTAAGAAACGGCCAAATTATGGGGCGCGCTCGAAGCAATCGCATCGTCAATTTAGCCGGGTCTGAAGAATGGGTTGGCGATTTTCTGTCAGTCCGCATCGTCGGCGCGACGGCGAATTCACTGCTTGGCGAGTCCCTCGACCCAACACTGCTAGAATCCCAGGCCAAAAGGGAGATCGCATGAACAAGAGGGAAGATACGATTCAAATGTCGGTGGGCGGGTTGACCCTGGACCCGGTCACCAAGACGCCGATCGTGATCCTGAAAGATCCGGAAAACAAGCTCAACTTGCCCATCTGGATCGGCCTCTTGGAGGCGACCGCCATGGCGACCGAAATCGAGGGCATCAAGATGGCCCGGCCGATGACCCATGATCTCTTGAAAAATGTCTTGACCGAGGTCGGGTGCTCCGTGGAGTCGGTCGAGATCACCGAGCTCAAAGAAAACACATACTACGCGTCGGTCTACCTCGATCTGGGCGGCCGTAAGGTCGCGATCGATTCGCGCCCGAGCGACGCCATCGCCTTGGCACTGCGCACCAAAAGCCCCATCTACGTAGCGAAAGCGGTGCTTGAAGCTTCGAGCGTGCTGCAGCAGAACGACGAAGGCAAGGACGAAAACGCGGTTGAGAACGTCTCCAACGTGTCGCAGGAAAAATGGGCCGAAATCTTAGAAAAAATGGCCCCGGAAGATTTCAAGTACAAACAGTAACCGCCCAATGGCTACCGCAAGCAAACGCGTCACCCACAAAGACATCCGCCAGCCGGACTGGTTTCAACGCACTTCTGACCGGGCCCTGGAGCTGCTGCGCCAGCATCAAAGCAAGTTCGTCATTGCCGCAGGTGTGTTGGTTTTGATCCTGTTGGCTAATTGGGGCTGGCAGATTTACAAAAGCCGCCAGGATGACCAAGCCGCTAAGGATTACGACCGCGCGATCACGCTTTTTCAGGAGAAAAAATATACCGAAGCCATCGCGCTGTTTAACAAGGTTCAAGGCTTTCGCTGGTCACGCTACGCGCCGCTGGCGCACTTGTATGAAACCAACAGCTACCTGGCGTTGAATGATATCGAGAAAGCCCAGCCGGCGGCACAGCGGTTTCTAACCGCCACCAAACCGGACACGCTGTACCGGCAGATCGGGTTGGTGACGCTGGCGACCATCGAAGAACGCAAAAACCTCTGCAAGCAGGCCATCGACAAATATGCCGAAGCGGCACGCATCGCCGGTGCACTCAAAGACCGCGCGATTCTAGGCAAAGCGCGCTGTGCAGCCCAAAACGGCGACAATAAAACCGCTGTCGATGCCTATAAAGAATATCTAAAAGAAAATCCCAACTCACCGGCGCCAAGCCAACTCGCCGAGCTCGAAGCCAAAGTCGGCAGCCAACCAGCGACAGAGAAAAAGTAAATTCTTAACGTAGGTTTCTTAACTTTTGCGCCTTTGCGCGAGGCAAATCCGATAGAGGCGTATAGATGTTACGTCTGATAAGATATATTATGTAAACTTTATGGCGGCAAATCTACCTACCCATCGCCGCTTCCCAAACACCCTCCTACTCCGCTCTTAAAAACCCTGCGGCCTCAGCGCCTCTGCGCGAGAATAAATCTTAGTGATTCTAGAAATACCGCCAGAGCCACCACTTCTCGAAGCCAATCTTCGCCCAATAGATCATCTTCGATGGGCCCCAAGTGCGCGGCTCGGTCACGCCGAATGGCGGCCAGCCGGTGGGATATGTCGTGCGATTCGCGGCGGCGCGTCCAGCGCCGTATGCCAGCAGTCATATGGTGTGCAGCCAGAGGTCCACCGGTCTGCCCTTTCCGGTGAGCTCTACGGCCAGGTTATGAGCGAGAAAGTCAGCCTCTTGATGCGCCACCCCGCCGGCTTTAGACGCCGGCATGTCGGCGCAATCGCCGATGGCAAAAACATTGTCCCATTTCGTTTCCAAGGTTTCGTAGTCGACCCGAATGCCGGTTTCACAATCGGCCAGGCCGCTATCCAATAACACCTGCGCAGGCCGATGCGGCGGCACCATCACCAAGAGATCGTAGTCGATCTGATAATCGTAGAGACCCCGCACAATCTTCTTTTGCGGATCGATGGAGCGCGCGACGAATTCATAATGCTGCTTGATGCCGCGCCGTTTGCTTTCGGCGTCCATCCACACCACCGGATCGTGGGCTTCGCCGCTCGGCTCGGCTTCGCGGGTAAAATAGGCGATCTCGACTTGCTCGCGCACGCCTTTTTCCCGGAAGTAGCCGTCGAGCATCCACTGCGCTTCATAGGGCGCCGGCGGACAGCGGTATGGCCCCAGCGGCACGCCGACCACGACGCGGCCGCTGCGAAAATTGGCCAGCTT
Coding sequences within it:
- a CDS encoding VWA domain-containing protein: MESRIVEFANVLRRNGVRVSLSENMDAFRALELIGVENPTLFRSALRTTLIKRAGDIQPFEELFNFFFLGIGEAIDALDRRIMEELGLTPQQFQEMLEQIQKFLREMEGDLSELAKALLSGNQGDLERLLREAMEQEMQSGNSENLRYTPFTRMAGRLQMDRVQSEVERFKGMLQMLGQNGEDLQNVMRYLDERMRDMYKLLRELLQQEQRKQGMEMRDSSQRTALADKSFSFYTEDDIRRMNDAVARLAQRLKNRLSVRRKRAARGRFNVKQTLRKNLQYGGVPFNIQLDRRKKTKPQVMILCDISDSVLNASRFMLQFVYSIQDLYAKVRSFVFVSEIGEVTKLFEEHDINVAVEAALKGDVIDVFSHSNFGRAFEMFHRNYFTAINSKTTVLIIGDGRNNYNRPNDWVLREIKSKAKQLIWLNPESRMTWGVGDSEMPRYAPNCHIAEECRSINQLYKIVDLIVP
- the miaB gene encoding tRNA (N6-isopentenyl adenosine(37)-C2)-methylthiotransferase MiaB, with the protein product MKKVYIQTYGCQMNQYDSERIAQVLRQVDYTPTERIDAADLLLLNTCSVRDKAEQKVYSALGSWKEFKDYRDGVIIGVGGCVAQQEGESLLKRVPHLDLVFGTHNIHKLPEMIDQVEQLRARPVETAFYRDPAYMEEVAARTQVQGRKAFVTIMQGCNKVCSFCIVPHVRGREVSRPSGNIIAEVESLVAQGVQEIMLLGQNVNSYGKLTPGEICFAELLAQVDKIAGLRRLRFTTSHPQDLSPELIEAFATLTHLCEHLHLPVQSGSDSVLARMRRGYDRAEYLDRLFRLKERCPRVALSTDIIVGFPGETDAEFAATLELLQQVEYDEIFSFMYSPRPQTVSAKLYADDIPDEIKRARLKQVQTLQQSISLRKNRDKIGTVDEILVDGHSKLRNGQIMGRARSNRIVNLAGSEEWVGDFLSVRIVGATANSLLGESLDPTLLESQAKREIA
- a CDS encoding bifunctional nuclease family protein, yielding MNKREDTIQMSVGGLTLDPVTKTPIVILKDPENKLNLPIWIGLLEATAMATEIEGIKMARPMTHDLLKNVLTEVGCSVESVEITELKENTYYASVYLDLGGRKVAIDSRPSDAIALALRTKSPIYVAKAVLEASSVLQQNDEGKDENAVENVSNVSQEKWAEILEKMAPEDFKYKQ
- a CDS encoding tetratricopeptide repeat protein, with amino-acid sequence MATASKRVTHKDIRQPDWFQRTSDRALELLRQHQSKFVIAAGVLVLILLANWGWQIYKSRQDDQAAKDYDRAITLFQEKKYTEAIALFNKVQGFRWSRYAPLAHLYETNSYLALNDIEKAQPAAQRFLTATKPDTLYRQIGLVTLATIEERKNLCKQAIDKYAEAARIAGALKDRAILGKARCAAQNGDNKTAVDAYKEYLKENPNSPAPSQLAELEAKVGSQPATEKK
- a CDS encoding NAD(P)/FAD-dependent oxidoreductase, with the protein product MAAPNRRCGAINNGETSALWRCVRSSASATRFNPAGSNPCMPSLNGRKQIVILGGGCGGVVAATQLGRKLGADHDVILIDRRADHIFMPAFLFVMMGERQPAEISRSLSTLKKRNVKVIQSEIAGIDPARQEVVLESEKIPYDYLIVALGMQTRPDLIPGFGEASIHPWEMDSAVRLRDKLANFRSGRVVVGVPLGPYRCPPAPYEAQWMLDGYFREKGVREQVEIAYFTREAEPSGEAHDPVVWMDAESKRRGIKQHYEFVARSIDPQKKIVRGLYDYQIDYDLLVMVPPHRPAQVLLDSGLADCETGIRVDYETLETKWDNVFAIGDCADMPASKAGGVAHQEADFLAHNLAVELTGKGRPVDLWLHTI